The following proteins come from a genomic window of Gossypium raimondii isolate GPD5lz chromosome 5, ASM2569854v1, whole genome shotgun sequence:
- the LOC105769517 gene encoding probable serine/threonine-protein kinase At1g01540, with the protein MSDYSFLNDQLSKRTSIFGLRMWVVLGICVGAAIVIVLFLISLWFTSKRQNKATGSSHNGSFKPIHNSTIPSVSKEIQEIRVDPSRHSNPDVKLHQASNPDPLPESDHVLALHSEEDSSAISGRNRIHIEIGKDHRIAYPERGAGSGHGSGESRSGDQGTAIMAVPEVSHLGWGHWYTLRELEEATDEFAAENVIGEGGYGIVYRGVLEDNTNVAVKNLLNNRGQAEKEFKVEVEAIGRVRHKNLVRLLGYCAEGAHRMLVYEYVDNGNLEQWLHGDVGPCSPLTWEIRMNIVLGTAKGLTYLHEGLEPKVVHRDIKSSNILLDKQWNPKVSDFGLAKLLGSERSYVTTRVMGTFGYVAPEYASTGMLNERSDVYSFGILLMELISGRNPVDYSRPQGEVNLVEWLKAMVTNRNSEGVLDPRLPEKPSSRALKRALLVALRCVDPNAQKRPKMGHVIHMLEADDFPFRDDRRAGRENMRSLRDGLKDRLTDKPVNESGDSSGYESGAHTNRSIWRKQESEEP; encoded by the exons ATGTCTGATTATTCCTTCTTAAACGATCAGCTCTCGAAGCGCACCTCAATTTTCGGTTTGCGTATGTGGGTTGTTCTTGGAATCTGCGTTGGAGCTGCTATCGTCATTGTTCTCTTCCTTATCTCCCTTTGGTTTACTTCTAAACGCCAGAACAAAGCCACCGGTAGCAGCCACAACGGCAGCTTCAAGCCTATTCATAACTCTACTATCCCCAGTGTTTCCAAAGAGATTCAGGAAATCCGGGTCGACCCATCTCGTCATTCTAATCCTGACGTCAAGCTTCACCAAGCTTCAAACCCTGACCCACTTCCAGAATCCGACCATGTATTGGCGCTTCATTCAGAAGAAGACAGCAGCGCTATCTCTGGCCGCAACAGAATCCACATTGAGATAGGAAAGGATCATCGGATTGCATATCCGGAACGTGGAGCCGGGTCGGGTCATGGATCGGGTGAGTCCCGTTCTGGTGATCAGGGGACGGCGATTATGGCGGTTCCGGAAGTTTCCCACTTGGGGTGGGGACATTGGTATACTTTGAGAGAGCTTGAGGAGGCTACTGATGAATTTGCTGCTGAGAATGTGATTGGTGAAGGCGGCTATGGAATTGTTTACCGTGGCGTCTTGGAAGATAATACAAATGTTGCTGTGAAGAATCTACTAAAtaatag GGGCCAAGCTGAAAAGGAGTTTAAGGTTGAAGTGGAAGCAATTGGACGCGTACGACATAAGAATTTGGTGAGGTTACTTGGTTATTGTGCGGAAGGAGCTCATAG GATGCTTGTTTATGAGTACGTTGACAATGGGAATTTAGAACAATGGCTTCATGGAGATGTTGGGCCTTGCAGTCCTCTTACATGGGAGATCCGTATGAATATAGTGCTCGGAACTGCAAAAGG GTTGACATATCTGCACGAGGGACTCGAGCCTAAAGTTGTTCATCGCGATATCAAGTCGAGCAATATTTTGCTTGACAAGCAGTGGAATCCAAAAGTATCTGACTTTGGCCTAGCGAAGCTTTTGGGTTCGGAAAGGAGCTATGTGACAACTCGCGTGATGGGAACATTTGG ATATGTGGCTCCTGAATATGCTAGCACTGGCATGTTAAATGAGAGAAGTGATGTGTACAGCTTTGGCATTCTTCTCATGGAATTAATTTCTGGAAGAAATCCAGTAGATTATAGCCGGCCTCAAGGAGAG GTAAATCTGGTCGAGTGGCTTAAAGCAATGGTTACCAATCGGAATTCAGAGGGTGTTTTGGATCCAAGGTTACCGGAAAAACCTTCTTCTAGAGCACTGAAGCGAGCCCTTTTAGTCGCTTTACGCTGTGTGGACCCAAATGCTCAGAAAAGGCCTAAGATGGGGCATGTGATTCATATGCTCGAGGCTGATGACTTCCCGTTTAGAGAT GACCGCAGAGCTGGAAGGGAAAACATGCGGTCACTACGAGATGGCCTGAAGGATAGATTGACAGATAAACCTGTAAATGAATCAGGTGACAGTAGTGGATATGAAAGTGGCGCCCATACTAATAGATCAATATGGAGAAAACAAGAATCTGAAGAGCCATAG